In one Gossypium hirsutum isolate 1008001.06 chromosome D09, Gossypium_hirsutum_v2.1, whole genome shotgun sequence genomic region, the following are encoded:
- the LOC107931385 gene encoding uncharacterized protein produces the protein MLQERHGDGPPHGVILAVVVFIVVLAPFLYGDQGEAITEAISELLTPLGLLLLPIFLLLAIQFLSSDRGSFVSGVFSTGEPDTIYGLSGSPVGVALFLLLVLFLLYNRVSIFGGGDDSDD, from the coding sequence ATGTTGCAAGAAAGACACGGCGATGGTCCACCCCACGGCGTAATACTAGCAGTGGTCGTATTTATCGTGGTATTAGCTCCGTTCTTATACGGTGACCAAGGTGAAGCTATCACTGAAGCCATTTCCGAGCTATTGACTCCACTCGGTCTCCTCCTCTTGCCCATCTTCCTCCTCCTCGCAATCCAGTTCCTTTCCTCCGATCGTGGCTCCTTTGTCTCCGGCGTGTTCTCCACCGGTGAACCCGACACCATTTACGGTCTAAGTGGCTCCCCCGTCGGCGTTGCCCTCTTTCTTCTCCTCGTCTTGTTCTTGCTTTACAATCGTGTTTCCATCTTCGGCGGTGGCGATGATTCCGATGATTGA
- the LOC107931438 gene encoding universal stress protein PHOS34, whose amino-acid sequence MSMKQIMVIAVDDSAPSMYALEWTLDHFFTPFGSLQPFQLIAVHARPVPISVIQLAGPATAEIIPMMEIDLKKAAGRITEKVKELCKKKSVNEVNVEVMEGDPRDVLCEAVDKHHATILVLGSHGYGIVKRAVLGSVSDYCAHHAHCSVMIVKKPKNKE is encoded by the exons atgTCAATGAAACAAATCATGGTGATAGCGGTGGACGATAGTGCGCCTAGTATGTACGCATTAGAATGGACACTGGATCATTTCTTTACACCATTCGGATCCCTCCAACCTTTTCAACTCATTGCTGTTCATGCCCGACCCGTACCCATTTCTGTTATCCAACTTGCCGGTCCAG CAACTGCGGAGATTATACCCATGATGGAGATCGATTTAAAGAAGGCAGCCGGAAGGATCACAGAGAAAGTCAAGGAATTATGCAAGAAAAAATCA gTGAATGAAGTGAATGTGGAAGTAATGGAAGGTGATCCAAGGGATGTGTTATGTGAAGCTGTTGACAAGCACCATGCAACTATTCTGGTACTAGGAAGCCATGGTTATGGCATTGTGAAGAG GGCTGTTTTGGGAAGCGTAAGTGATTACTGTGCTCACCATGCTCATTGTTCTGTAATGATTGTGAAGAAGCCTAAGAACAAGGAGTGA
- the LOC107931479 gene encoding kinesin-like protein KIN-13A, with translation MQQSNAAATAFYDHAGGGGSFNNAGPAGGDAGDAVMARWLQSAGLQHLASPLTSTGIDQRLLPNLLMQGYGAESAEEKQRLFKLMRNLKFNGEFGLEPYTPTAQSSGGQATSDGFHSPEFKGDFGAGLLDLHAIDDTELLSEHVISEPFEPSPFMPGVNRSFENEFNATSSRQQKEQSNADASASSFIANEKEISTRENNVAKIKVVVRKRPLNKKEISRKEDDIVTVGENALTVHEPKLKVDLTAYVEKHEFCFDAVLDEHVTNDEVYRVTVEPIIPIIFQRTKATCFAYGQTGSGKTFTMQPLPLRAAQDLIRFLHQPVYHSQRFKLWLSYFEIYGGKLFDLLSDRKKLCMREDGRQQVCIVGLQEFEVLDVQVVKEYIERGNAARSTGSTGANEESSRSHAILQLAIKKHPEIKESKRNNDGNESKSGKVVGKISFIDLAGSERGADTTDNDRQTRIEGAEINKSLLALKECIRALDNDQIHIPFRGSKLTEVLRDSFVGNSRTVMISCISPNAGSCEHTLNTLRYADRVKSLSKSGNPKKDQAVTSLPPGNTDASSASSLPAPADIEVVYEQQQEAKVVDTSQRVVEKDVYTVDFDKQLSKFPSGYSFNRREESGLTSGPTGRERFEVNNSYGSSTKRVYSSNSQNSADTEEKLQKVSPPPRKVTREEKSDKMTGIVAKKDGGGSDLSTTKSRQSNAVSYSNANNVGHRQYDPEPPDENINAILEEEEALIAAHRKEIEDTMEIVREEMKLLAEVDQPGSLIDNYVTQLSFVLSRKAAGLVGLQARLARFQHRLKEQEILSRKRVPR, from the exons ATGCAGCAAAGCAATGCTGCTGCGACGGCGTTTTACGATCACGCTGGAGGCGGCGGGTCCTTCAACAATGCTGGTCCCGCCGGCGGAGATGCTGGTGATGCTGTTATGGCACGGTGGTTGCAATCTGCTGGATTGCAGCATCTGGCCTCTCCCTTGACTTCTACAGGCATCGACCAACGCCTCCTTCCCAATCTACTCATGCAG GGGTATGGGGCAGAATCTGCTGAAGAGAAGCAGCGGCTATTCAAACTAATGAGGAACCTCAAATTTAATGGTGAATTTGGTTTGGAGCCATACACACCAACTGCCCAAAGTTCTGGAGGGCAGGCTACATCTGATGGGTTCCATTCTCCAGAGTTCAAGGGGGATTTTGGAGCTGGCCTTTTGGATCTTCATGCTATTGATGATACAGAGCTTCTTTCTGAG CATGTTATCTCAGAACCTTTTGAGCCATCACCATTCATGCCAGGTGTGAACAGATCATTTGAAAACGAATTTAATGCGACATCTAGCCGGCAGCAAAAAGAGCAAAGTAATGCAGATGCCTCTGCTTCGTCATTCATTGCCAATGAAAAAGAGATCAGTACAAGGGAAAATAATGTTGCTAAGATTAAAGTTGTG GTACGTAAAAGACCATTAAACAAGAAAGAAATTTCTCGGAAGGAGGATGATATAGTAACTGTAGGTGAGAATGCTTTAACGGTCCATGAACCCAAGCTAAAG GTGGACTTGACAGCATACGTAGAGAAGCATGAATTCTGTTTTGATGCTGTTCTGGATGAGCATGTTACTAATGATGAG GTTTATCGTGTTACTGTTGAGCCAATTATTCCCATAATTTTTCAGCGAACAAAAGCCACTTGTTTTGCATATGGGCAAACAG gtAGTGGTAAGACGTTCACAATGCAGCCATTACCTCTCAGAGCTGCACAAGACCTCATTAGATTCTTGCATCAGCCAGTTTATCACAGTCAGAGATTTAAATTGTGGCTTAGCTATTTTGAGATATATGGTGGAAAACTCTTTGACCTTTTGAGTGATAGAAA GAAACTTTGTATGAGAGAAGATGGGAGACAACAAGTCTGTATTGTTGGACTGCAAGAATTTGAGGTGTTAGATGTGCAAGTTGTCAAGGAATACATTGAGAGGGGAAATGCTGCAAGAAGCACTGGATCTACTGGTGCAAATGAGGAGTCTTCAAGGTCACATGCTATTTTACAACTTGCCATCAAGAAACACCCTGAGATAAAGGAGTCGAAACGGAACAATGATGGGAATGAATCTAAAAGTGGGAAGGTTGTGGGAAAGATTTCTTTTATTGATCTTGCTGGCAGTGAAAGAGGTGCAGACACCACCGACAATGACCGACAAACTAG GATTGAGGGTGCAGAAATTAATAAGAGCCTTTTGGCTCTCAAGGAGTGTATTCGTGCCCTGGACAATGATCAGATCCATATACCATTCCGTGGGAGCAAACTCACTGAAGTGCTCCGTGACTCTTTCGTTGGCAACTCAAGGACTGTTATGATCTCGTGTATTTCTCCAAATGCAGGTTCATGTGAGCACACTCTCAATACTCTGAGATATGCTGATAG GGTTAAAAGTCTTTCCAAAAGTGGTAATCCCAAAAAGGACCAGGCTGTAACTTCTTTACCACCAGGTAATACGGATGCTTCTTCAGCATCTTCTCTGCCAGCTCCCGCAGATATAGAAGTCGTATATGAACAACAACAGGAAGCCAAAGTTGTTGATACAAGTCAAAGGGTTGTAGAAAAAGATGTTTATACTGTTGACTTTGATAAACAGCTGTCAAAGTTTCCGTCAGGTTACTCTTTCAACAGGAGAGAGGAAAGTGGATTGACTTCTGGGCCAACAGGTCGGGAGAGATTTGAAGTGAATAACTCCTACGGCAGCTCAACAAAAAGAGTTTACTCATCAAATTCTCAAAACTCAGCTGATACAGAAGAGAAACTGCAGAAGGTGTCACCACCTCCTAGAAAAGTGACTAGAGAAGAAAAGTCAGATAAGATGACCGGGATCGTAGCTAAGAAAGACGGGGGAGGATCTGATTTGTCCACTACAAAGTCTAGGCAGTCAAATGCTGTTAGTTATAGCAATGCAAATAATGTTGGACATAGACAATATGATCCCGAGCCTCCTGATGAGAATATCAATGCAATACTTGAG GAGGAAGAGGCTTTAATTGCTGctcacagaaaagaaattgaggATACAATGGAAATTGTTCGTGAA GAAATGAAGCTTTTGGCAGAGGTGGACCAACCAGGCAGCCTCATCGACAATTATGTGACCCAACTAAGCTTTGTGCTTTCACGCAAGGCTGCTGGTCTGGTTGGCCTTCAAGCTCGCCTTGCCAGGTTCCAGCATCGATTGAAAGAGCAGGAGATACTGAGTCGGAAGAGAGTTCCTCGTTAA
- the LOC107931379 gene encoding pentatricopeptide repeat-containing protein At3g06920 — MKTTFRNPGISLCIRTTCCQIFNTCKSLSSLSDGSSSELYKKSAIFEGKINSIEGVRKEVEDVCCILESGPWGSAIENALSSLNEKPQPGLIIGVLRKLKDVNLAINYFRWTEKKTDQAHCPEAYNSLLILMARNKKFDCLEQVLEEMSMVGFGPSSNACIELVVSCVKSQKLREAFDIIQMMRKFKFRPAFSAYTTLIGALSAVFESDLMLTLFHQMQELGYEVSVHLFTTLIRVFAKEGRVDAALNLLDEMRSNCFEADVVLYNVCIDCFGKVGKVDMAWKFFHEMKAQGLVPDDVTFTSMIGVLCKSNRLQEAIELFELMEQDRKVPCAYAYNTMIMGYGSAGKFDEAYGLLERQKAKGSIPSVISYNCILTCLGKKGKVQEALRIFEDMKKDAVPNLPTYNILIDMLCKDGNLEDALRIQGAMKEAGLYPNVITINIMIDRLCKAQKLDEAVSIFEGMDHKVCCPNEVTFCSLIDGLGKHGRVNDAYRLYEKMLDSDKIPNAVVYTSLIRNFFKCGRKEDGHKIYKEMLRRGCAPDLMLLNTYMDCVFKAGEIEKGRALFEEIKAQGFIPDVQSYSILIHCLVKAGFAHETYQLFHAMKEQGCILDTRAYNTVIDGFCKSGKVNKAYQLLEEMKSKGHQPTVVTYGSVIDGLSKIDRLDEAYMLLEEAKSQGIELNLVIYSSLIDGFGKVGRIDEAYLILEELMQKGLTPNTYTWNCLLDALVKAEEVDEALVCFKSMKDMNCPPNHITYSILINGLCKIRKFNKAFVLWQEMEKQWLKPNTITYTTMISGLAKAGNVAEAHGLFERFKANGGIPDSACYNAIIEGLSNANRATDAYKLFEETRRKGFNIHTKTCVVLLDALHKAECLEQAAIVGAVLKETAKSQHASKYW; from the exons ATGAAGACTACCTTCAGAAATCCAG GGATAAGCCTTTGTATCCGTACAACCTGTTGTCAAATTTTCAATACTTGTAAGTCCCTGTCTTCATTATCCGATGGGTCTTCGTCTGAATTGTATAAGAAATCTGCCATTTTTGAGGGAAAAATTAATAGTATTGAAGGGGTGAGGAAAGAAGTTGAAGATGTGTGTTGTATTTTAGAGAGTGGTCCTTGGGGATCCGCCATTGAAAACGCTTTGTCTTCACTCAATGAGAAGCCTCAACCCGGGTTAATCATTGGGGTTTTGAGGAAGTTGAAAGATGTTAACCTAGCAATAAACTATTTCCGATGGACCGAGAAGAAAACCGACCAAGCGCATTGTCCGGAAGCATATAATTCGCTTCTCATATTGATGGCTCGGAATAAGAAGTTCGATTGTCTCGAACAGGTTCTTGAAGAGATGAGCATGGTGGGATTCGGCCCATCTAGTAACGCTTGCATCGAGTTGGTTGTTAGTTGTGTCAAATCCCAAAAGTTAAGGGAAGCTTTCGATATTATACAGATGATGAGGAAGTTCAAGTTTCGACCGGCTTTTTCGGCTTACACCACTCTTATCGGTGCTTTGTCCGCTGTGTTTGAATCAGATcttatgcttactctgtttcatcAGATGCAGGAGCTAGGTTATGAAGTTAGTGTCCATTTGTTTACTACACTTATTCGTGTGTTTGCTAAGGAAGGACGGGTTGATGCAGCTCTTAATCTTTTAGATGAGATGAGGAGCAACTGTTTTGAAGCTGATGTTGTGCTTTATAATGTTTGTATAGACTGTTTCGGTAAGGTAGGGAAGGTCGATATGGCATGGAAATTCTTTCATGAGATGAAAGCACAAGGTCTAGTGCCCGATGACGTGACTTTCACGAGCATGATTGGTGTTTTATGCAAATCGAATCGGTTGCAAGAAGCTATAGAGTTATTTGAGTTGATGGAGCAGGATAGAAAGGTCCCTTGTGCTTATGCTTATAACACCATGATAATGGGATATGGCTCAGCGGGAAAGTTTGATGAAGCGTACGGTTTATTAGAAAGACAGAAAGCAAAGGGATCAATTCCAAGTGTGATATCGTATAACTGCATTCTCACTTGCCTTGGGAAGAAGGGGAAAGTGCAAGAGGCATTGAGGATCTTCGAGGATATGAAGAAAGATGCTGTGCCCAACCTTCCAACTTATAACATTCTCATAGACATGCTTTGTAAGGATGGTAATCTCGAGGATGCTTTGAGGATTCAGGGTGCCATGAAAGAAGCTGGCTTATACCCGAATGTTATAACCATAAACATAATGATTGATAGACTGTGTAAAGCACAAAAACTCGATGAGGCTGTTTCTATATTCGAAGGAATGGATCACAAAGTTTGCTGTCCTAACGAGGTTACATTTTGCTCCCTTATAGATGGCTTGGGAAAACATGGTAGAGTAAATGATGCCTATAGACTTTACGAGAAGATGCTGGATTCCGATAAGATCCCGAATGCTGTTGTATATACATCCCTCATTCGGAACTTCTTCAAGTGCGGGAGGAAGGAGGATGGTCATAAGATATACAAAGAAATGCTGCGAAGGGGCTGCGCACCTGATCTTATGCTCCTCAATACCTACATGGATTGTGTGTTTAAAGCTGGGGAAATCGAGAAGGGTCGGGCTTTGTTCGAGGAAATAAAGGCTCAAGGATTCATTCCAGATGTTCAAAGCTATTCGATTCTGATACATTGTCTCGTGAAAGCAGGTTTTGCGCATGAAACCTATCAGTTGTTTCATGCAATGAAGGAGCAAGGTTGCATTTTGGACACCCGTGCTTATAACACCGTGATTGATGGATTTTGCAAGTCGGGTAAGGTTAACAAAGCTTATCAGCTTCTAGAGGAAATGAAATCAAAAGGTCACCAACCGACTGTTGTTACCTATGGTTCCGTCATTGATGGTCTTTCTAAGATTGATAGGCTTGATGAAGCATACATGCTCCTCGAAGAAGCAAAATCGCAGGGCATAGAGTTGAATTTAGTTATCTATAGTAGTCTTATTGATGGGTTCGGAAAAGTCGGGAGAATAGATGAAGCATATCTAATATTGGAAGAGTTAATGCAAAAGGGTTTGACACCGAACACATACACATGGAATTGCTTGCTTGATGCTTTGGTGAAAGCCGAAGAGGTCGATGAAGCCCTTGTTTGTTTCAAGTCTATGAAAGACATGAATTGTCCCCCGAACCATATCACGTATAGCATTCTCATAAATGGTCTTTGCAAGATTAGAAAATTCAATAAGGCCTTTGTGCTTTGGCAAGAAATGGAAAAGCAATGGTTAAAACCGAATACCATCACGTACACCACTATGATTTCCGGACTCGCGAAGGCTGGTAATGTTGCTGAAGCTCATGGACTTTTTGAGAGGTTTAAGGCTAATGGGGGTATACCTGATTCTGCATGCTATAATGCCATCATCGAGGGGTTAAGCAACGCCAATAGGGCAACGGATGCATATAAACTTTTTGAAGAAACTCGACGGAAAGGTTTTAACATTCATACCAAAACCTGTGTTGTTCTTCTAGATGCACTGCATAAAGCTGAATGTCTTGAGCAAGCAGCTATTGTAGGGGCTGTCTTGAAAGAAACAGCGAAGTCTCAACATGCTTCGAAATATTGGTAA
- the LOC107931389 gene encoding TOG array regulator of axonemal microtubules protein 1 has protein sequence MALRPIDNALPTTPERPKKQAKLSIPIQTQKKPSDFGVNEEKKASPLPPPPPPADASVDYVSSEKLKPFEDPESKIQGLVEGLESKDWVKVCESLNDVRRFSLHHSTALLPILEKVMLILVKAMNNPRSALCKTSIMAASDIFNAFGEKLLDFTDSGAFDRLLLQLLLKASQDKKFVCEEADKSLKSMVNTIAPLPLLNKLSGYVNHGNLRVRAKAAVSISNSVSKMGVDEIKEFGLVKLLQMATGSLNDRLPEAREAARSIVFSVYKAFTENEDENPGEAWQSFCQSSLSPIQAQSIIKAVGSQ, from the exons atggcgTTGAGACCCATCGATAATGCACTCCCTACTACACCAGAAAGACCCAAAAAACAAGCCAAATTGTCGATTCCGATCCAAACCCAGAAGAAACCATCAGATTTTGGTGTCAATGAAGAGAAGAAGGCTTCTCCtttaccaccaccaccaccacctgcaGATGCCTCCGTTGATTACGTTTCTTCCGAGAAGCTCAAGCCCTTTGAAGACCCAGAGTCCAAAATCCAA GGATTGGTTGAAGGGTTAGAGTCAAAGGATTGGGTTAAGGTTTGCGAGTCATTGAATGATGTTAGGCGGTTCTCTTTACATCACTCCACCGCATTGCTTCCAATCTT AGAGAAGGTGATGTTGATACTGGTGAAGGCAATGAACAACCCAAGAAGTGCCCTTTGCAAGACCTCGATTATGGCTGCTTCAGATATCTTCAACGCATTTGGTGAAAAACTGCTTGATTTCACTGATTCTGGTGCATTTGATCGGTTG TTGCTGCAACTGTTACTAAAAGCTTCTCAGGATAAGAAATTTGTATGTGAAGAAGCAGACAAGTCATTAAAATCAATGGTTAACACCATTGCTCCTTTGCCTCTGCTTAATAAGCTTAGTGGATATGTTAACCATGGCAACCTTAGAGTCAGAGCCAAAGCTGCTGTTTCCATTTCAAACTCGGTTTCCAAAATG GGTGTggatgaaattaaagaattcgGGTTGGTTAAACTGCTACAAATGGCCACGGGTTCGTTGAATGATAGATTGCCGGAGGCCAGAGAAGCAGCAAGAAGCATTGTGTTTTCAGTATACAAGGCATTTACTGAAAATGAAGATGAGAATCCAGGGGAGGCTTGGCAAAGCTTTTGCCAATCAAGCTTGTCACCTATTCAAGCTCAGTCCATTATCAAAGCTGTAGGTTCACAGTAG
- the LOC107931513 gene encoding uncharacterized protein, which produces MAGTVFLTLSSVPKYSLKPLLFSRLSTPFPSKHTKRKNYLRPKILKTLTKPFPSSTPINPITPIESQPETKPLDVVVFEPPSDETDKVEEFRVSETPGVLNGENSGGFGKFSPYSVMKFGFYFVGIFLFQTLIAVWVMGNWDSEGKDRNLRKNRSKNGEFLNNGKVGLNSRTMVYCDESELEQKVEEIRAMAREARKIEKKEPKNGDEEDETLNSRARIGIEKEIGTRLSKLEKKLNSKKDTFPGSYSSFLDELNDGDDEKEVNKRLFVKKKFKFRGPEKSLRSGVKGFSGLKDGSKLSNKNGVAANASRFEEVDDGTAVVSQDLVSLPSNREKIEEELGSLHDNTSAGPESSEERLSNEAIKSMNSRDLDTLKSKISTNENPKAKTKSDKVALLRTSKRIDVSNKPPVDKVKGNQLGIKTDPWWLNLPYVLVILMQRGDDLEGLEGLFTIQLSSEGQEQSKTSCVVAFEDRSDASNFCYLLDCFFEDLGDFSADVIPMSVKELNEAVKSHAKEVIVVQKGQLKLYAGQPFAEVEMALQSLIENNQNASIANSE; this is translated from the exons ATGGCGGGGACGGTCTTCCTCACACTCTCCTCCGTTCCCAAGTATTCACTAAAGCCACTCTTATTTTCCCGTCTTTCCACTCCATTTCCTTCAAAACACACCAAGCGTAAAAACTATTTGCGCCCCAAAATCCTGAAAACCCTCACTAAACCTTTCCCTTCTTCCACTCCTATCAATCCCATAACCCCCATAGAATCCCAACCTGAAACTAAACCTCTCGACGTCGTCGTTTTCGAGCCGCCTTCTGATGAAACCGATAAAGTTGAAGAATTTCGGGTTTCAGAGACACCGGGTGTTCTTAATGGAGAAAACAGTGGCGGTTTTGGTAAATTTTCTCCTTATTCAGTAAtgaaatttggattttattttgttGGGATTTTTTTGTTTCAGACTTTAATTGCTGTTTGGGTGATGGGAAATTGGGATTCTGAGGGTAAAGATAGGAACTTGAGgaaaaatagaagtaaaaatGGTGAATTTCTTAATAATGGGAAAGTGGGATTGAATTCTAGAACTATGGTTTATTGTGATGAATCTGAATTAGAACaaaaagttgaagaaattagagctATGGCTAGGGAAGCtcgaaaaattgagaaaaaagaaCCGAAAAATGGGGATGAAGAAGATGAAACTTTGAATTCTAGGGCAAGAATTGGGATTGAAAAGGAAATTGGGACTAGATTGAGTAAGTTAGAGAAGAAACTGAACTCAAAGAAAGATACATTTCCGGGGTCGTATTCAAGTTTCTTGGACGAGTTAAATGATGGTGATGATGAAAAAGAGGTGAACAAAaggttgtttgtaaagaagaagttTAAATTCCGTGGACCTGAAAAGAGTTTGAGAAGTGGCGTGAAGGGTTTTTCCGGTTTAAAAGACGGTAGCAAATTGAGCAATAAGAATGGTGTAGCTGCTAATGCTTCTAGGTTTGAGGAAGTGGATGATGGAACGGCAGTAGTGAGTCAAGACTTGGTTTCCTTGCCGAGTAATAGAGAGAAGATCGAGGAGGAATTAGGATCTTTGCACGATAATACGAG TGCTGGTCCAGAGAGCAGTGAAGAAAGGTTGTCTAATGAAGCTATAAAATCAATGAACTCGAGAGATTTGGATACCCTGAAGTCGAAGATTTCTACAAATGAGAATCCGAAAGCTAAAACCAAATCCGATAAGGTTGCTTTATTGCGTACTTCAAAAAGAATAGATGTTAGCAACAAGCCACCGGTCGATAAAGTCAAGGGCAACCAATTGGGCATCAAAACTGATCCATGGTGGCTGAATCTTCCATATGTCCTT GTTATTCTCATGCAACGAGGTGATGATCTAGAAGGACTGGAAGGGCTTTTTACCATACAATTATCATCCGAGGGTCAGGAACAGAGCAAAACTTCTTGTGTTGTTGCATTTGAGGACCGCAGCGATGCCAGTAACTTCTGTTATCTTCTTGACTGTTTTTTTGAAGATCTAGGTGATTTCAGTGCTGACGTCATTCCTATGTCCGTgaaa GAACTTAATGAAGCCGTAAAATCTCATGCTAAGGAAGTAATTGTTGTTCAGAAGGGGCAGCTTAAGCTTTATGCAGGTCAACCATTTGCTGAGGTTGAGATGGCTTTGCAGTCTTTgattgaaaataaccaaaatgcctcCATTGCAAACTCAGAATAA